The Juglans microcarpa x Juglans regia isolate MS1-56 chromosome 8D, Jm3101_v1.0, whole genome shotgun sequence genomic sequence gatttatatatttgagatttattataaaaagtttttaCTCGTCATCTCATTTATGaatataattcatctcataaaatgatttatcatttcttataaatatgtcCAAGACTTTATCTACAGATAATGTAAGATTATTTCTTAACACCCTCTCTCACGTGCaggtcaatattttttttttgtcattgtcACATGATAAGTAGTGTGGGTTCTATTCTTCCTGTAGCAGGCactgataccataaagaaatttatgagtttaacttatctcataatACTAGTTTTACAAAAGATAAttattcattccttataaatatgtcTAAGAACTTATCCACAGgtaatataagattatttctcaataatctctacaccacacatcatatataatttttttattttttttttcttattaaatatatagtatatagatgatgagtagaataattcttttagtttaataagaataaaataaaataaaaaaatcaagtgCAATAGATAAtgtaaaaatgatgagtaaaaagaTGTTTATATAAAGCATTGTTTTTTCCAAATATATGAAACATTTGcttcataatttttattattcttttcatttaatgaaatgattttacctttaatagttattttccttttgctcttttaaaaaaagaagagtgaTTTGAATGATCATTCTTATACCTAAGACaaagattaggaaaaaaataggCATCATTAATATCTCCTAAAATTTGTGttaaaactttttcaacttttttcttcttttgggttTTTTAAATTTCACTATTCCTAAATTCTAAATCCaatatattttcttcctttttaatTCCACATTCCTACTAAAATCGAAAGAacaaatcttatttaattacgtaattaatatagttatacagtttatataagaagaaataagatattttattaaaagttaaataaaatattattataatataaatttttaataatatttttattttaaaattttaaaatttattatatttatataaaaatttataataattataaaagatagGATGAGTTTCCTGAACTTTCGTAACCCCAAAATTACATCCgttgaacaaataaaaacttcatATATCTCCCAAAATTACATCCTCACCAGCTACGTACGGCGCAATGCTTCCACAGTTACTCAGCCCAGCCTACTTATATGGCGGTTACCTCCGCCGCGCTTTCACCTCTTCCGGACTCTCGTCCCAGACAATCGGCATCGACAGCGAAACCACAATTCACTTCTGGGGTCCCAGGACTCCCAAAACCGACCAGACTCAGAACAGCACCGGTCAGAAACCCTCCCTGGTTTTGATCCACGGGTTCGGTCCAATGGCGCTCTGGCAGTGGCGCCAGCAGGTCCAGTTCTTCTCCCATCACTTCGACGTCTACGTCCCCGACCTAGTCTTCTTCGGTGGTTCCACGACCCGTTCCTCTGAGAGAAGCGAGATCTTTCAGGCGGTTTCGGTTGGAAAACTGCTGGAGAGGTTGGGGGTACAGAGGTTTTACGTGGTGGGAACGAGCTATGGTGGGATTGTGGCGTATCACATGGCGAGGATATGGCCGGAGAAAGTGGAAAAGGTTGTGATTGCAAGCTCTGGAGTTAATATGAGACGAAGAGACAACGAGGGCTTGTTGAAAAGGGCCAATTTGGAGAAGATTGAGGAACTTATGTTGCCGGCCACGGCGGAACAGTTACGAACGTTGCTTTCATTGTCCGTCTCAAAGCGTTTCCACCTGTTGCCGGACTTTTTCCTTAACGACTTTCTACACGTAAGATTTTTGTCTCATcttctgcctttttttttaatttttttttaagaaatatctaatagagtaattatataaaaataatctaaataaattaacgtgatttgatataatttgttagattttaaaattatttttattataaaataagtatgataaatcacataaaaatacatgaatttataaaattatttttatataattaatcatatatataaaaaaaaaaaaaaaaaaaaaaagataacaactCTTTTGGGTTGCTTTcataagaatatttttagaaggaaaattctactaattatagtattatactcTTATCATGCTActcattaatttttaattttaaatatgtgtatatatatatatataactaatctAAAGGTgataaaaatatacattttgcctaatatgataaaaattagatgagagaacgacttgtaaaatatatagtaagacaaaaggaataaaacatgTGATCAGATGAGAGAAATATAGATAAACATGTCCATTTTTTAGAAACGGCTCATaaactcaatttttatttaactattcaaaaagtttatgtgaaattatttttacatattttttacgCACTCTAATAATGTGATTGGTtgcatcacatttttttaatataaaataattattttagccAATTACATCAATTGAGTatgcaaaaaatataaaaaaatgactatatgTAACAGAATTCTATGCAACTTGTTCATTTGATACTGCCAtcatataacaataaaatgattttaatacaactaaaaaaaattagcagattatataatagtggtttaaaaattttgtttctgtattttttaatactttttgtATGAACTTCTAGCTGAACATGATGATAGATTATGTAGTCACGAGGAATAAAACATCATGCATGAGAAATATAGATAAACATGTCCAGTACTTTTATATCGATTCAAACTGTTTTCCATTTGATTGTTTGAGGAAATTATATACACATTTcatatagagaaaatatatttgtaattgtgaattatGCAACTACCGTGcatgtaatcgttttgaaagaagtgaataaaacatgagactcgcatgaaaaaaaattaattttttaatagtgagtcccattattttcaaaacgattacgcaatgtttatacatttcatggttgtatatagaattactcttttatatatcatatatttttctttgtgaaaAAAGTTGACCTAATCTTTTAAGTGATCGTAATagtgagagagatagacacataaaataaatcttaaactATTTATTGATCAATTTAATGTTGCCCAAAGATTTTATGCGTGTAACAATAAATGTCTAATTaggttatattttatttgtgtatttgtATCTCCTTGTTCCAAACTTGAGAGATCTTCTACCTTGCTAGTAAATAAAACTATATCCCATTACATGCATGTTTCCCAAGTCTAATTAATACAAAAGGATAGAGAATTAAACCAAAAGATTAAAATATGGGGCAATTTCTATATACGGATGAAATCATTGAAGTCTAGCGTATTTGCGATTACAAATCAGTAGAAGCAAATATATACCAACTCAAGTGTTGGAACAGTTTCCCTCCTGTTAGTAACATTTGTTTGAGCACCATCTTAATGCTGTAACGGATTTGATGAAGTGTCAGGTGATCTTATGGTAGGGGTAGTATATATAGAGCTAAGTTGAGATTTTGGCGGGAAGTTTTCTCCCTTTTAGCAGGTAATGGAgtaattgagaaatgataaaaggacgagaaatttttaaataataaggaaatgatttataaatagtaataaattgatatttttaagttttgaaaaatgagtgaaaaaaatttaataaaaatattataaagttaaaatattattataatgtaattttttaatattatatttgttttaggatttgaaaaagttatttttttgttttgtttagaagtttgagaaaactgtaatgattaggtaatgattagataaaaaagttgaatatttgaaattgaaaagtgtttatatttgagtgatatttaagaatgaaattagatgagatgagatgaaatgaaatcttCCCCGTACAACCCCTTGATGTAGGTCACTTAGAGAGTTTCATTTAATGTGGAACTTGCACAGCTTTGGTGTGGCTTGTCTAAGTAACTAAGGctatgtttggaaacaaattcactttaattcatttaaaactaataattgattggattcactatttttttaacttctcataaaaaaattaaactcgtCTCAATTTacttaatacatttaaatacagatctcaacatatttacattcaaacacatttcaatgggactcataaaatattactattcacaaatcaactcaaatcatctgAGATAATTTTagcatccaaacgcagcctaagttCCTTAAGATTAATTACTTGCCCCTTTTGCTTGTTAGATTTTCCATCAATTGGGAGTCCCACTTGGCTTTGTCGCTCATTCTTGGTTTCCTCCCCTTTCATCGCCCATTTCTTGTGATCTGTTGCCATTCCTTGCTCCTTTCTCATGGAAtgtgttgatgtcgtgtttctcAGTCCGAGCAACTCCACTATAGTTCGTCCACCTCCTACTAGAGAGAAATAAGAGCTTCGAGGTGGTGGGGGCACCTCTAATGCTAAAGTTAATGTGATTTCCTTATGAAGATTATGAATTGAAGTATCAAAGTGTCTGAACCCCTCATTTGGCTGAGGGAGGGggtatatattaatgttttgaataccgtaccggacgtcgtaccggttaaggcactggaacgaaatatttcgataccggtaccgtttcgaaatagcgtttcgggataacgtctcgagatagtcgatatataaataaattatatatataaatatatataaaaattatattccaaaataattgtctatatataaatacatacatatataaattataaatagtctagtctgaattgggggttaaaaaatatgcttatagtttgaaaaaaaaaaaaaaacacaggccaaAATCTAGGCATTTCAACCGGTACGAAATGCGTATAGTATCGGCCGGTACGAAAAATTttggccgtaccggccggtatggtacgaaatttaaaacattagtATATATACCTAGTCGGGACGATCCTCGGGAAGGAGATAGTGGGTGTGCGCTCCGTACTGGGGCCGGCTATCCCTGCCATCTCCCTGTTGCGCAGCAGACCTACCAAGCTCGATCGTGGCTGCTACTGACACCCCAAAAGGCACGGCACATCATGGCATGCTCGTTTCCATCccattaaatgcggcgtggccCCGGTCAAGTGCATCCATCTCTTAGGCCTGTCCAGACGCTGGGGTCCAGGCACAAGGATTGCCCCCTGAATGTTGGCCTGTAGTGGTGTCAGACAATTTTGCCTTCCATTCTCTGGCCAGCGCGTGTCGCCCGACTGTTTTCCCTCTTGGGCCCTTTGGGCCGACCTGGTCTGGCCCAACCCTTGTCCTTGGGCCCTAGAATTGTTCAGGCCTTGTGGCTCAGGCCTACTCTTCTCGGCCAGGAGGAATAGAGTGATTGCCCCCATTGGTTGGACAATGTCCCCTATGAAGCTCTTGAGCGACGTCGAGGCCGATCTGACAAAAGCTTCTCAGAATAGGATGTCTGCCGAACTATCGTTATTGATGAGGACTTTCCGGGTGTTGAAGTTGCCGATCTGTGTGGTAACTACCAATACGTCGTCATGGGGGTGGAGGATGCCCTCCTCATCCTTCTCACTGAAGGTTATCATTGTTCCCCCGGTCTGCTTCATGGTGACGGTCGAGACCTTTCCTGTTGTGAACACTTCCTTGTATCAGGCCCTTCGAGCATGTGCCCTCCGAGCCGACAAGGTGGAGCCTCCTCCCCCGTATCCTCCCACAATCGTGCGGATCTCACCCACAAGGTTGTTTGCCCTCATCGGGCTCCGGCGTCGCGGGCTCCCCCAAGCCTCTCTCTTAGGCCTTCGTCTCCTTGAGTTCTCACTTCACTGGACTCTTGAATGACCGCCCTCACGTCGTTCCCGTCTGTCCGTCATCTGCCACCGCTGGTCTAGCAAACCTTCCAACGACTCCCTTCTTCACTTTAAGGTGTAGCAATCTTCAATACTGTGCCAGTCCGTCAGGTTGTGGGTGCAGTACTTACGGCTCTCCAGGCCCCTCTGTGGCTCCTTCTGCGAACTTGGGGCACGTTTGTCTTCGACGGCTAGGCTCATGTGAGCATGGGGCTCGCCACGCACCTAAAGCCGAGGCTTCACCCGTTCTCTTGGCCTCTTGTTCTCCCTTCTTGCCCCCCTCGCGGTTCTAGCCACCTTTCTATCCAACGGCCTTTTTGTCTGCTTGCTCTAGTTCGGTTCTCTAGGGAACCGTCAACTCCCTGAGGGTGTCTTCGGCATTAATGAAGTCATCGACTCAATTCATAAACTCCCTTAGTGTTGCAGGGGTTCTCTGGGCTATCTCGGTCATGAACGAGTTCCAAGGCCAAATTCCCCCCCAGAATGGCCGCCAGGATGATCTTCTCATCCTGGTCGTCCGTGGTCATGCGCTCCCGATTGAACCAGGAGAGGCATAACTTCAAGCTTTTGTCGTCCTCTTGCTTCACCGTCAGGAGGTAGGCAGTCAGGCGCCTCATCTTCCGGCTCGCCATGAACTGCGTCAAGAAGAGACAGGCCAGCTCGGCGAAACTGTTGATAGTATCGGGTGGCAAGGATCTGAAGTGCCCTCGCCGCCCCCTTTAGTGTGAGCGAGAATGCTCTGCACGTGATTTCTCCTGGGAACTTGTGTAGGGTCATGTGAGTCTTGAACGTTTCCAATTGCTCCAAGGGGTCCTTGGACCTGTCGTATGCGTCTACTTTCGAAACTTTGAACCTCAGTGGGTGAGGAACCGCCATGACTTCGGCGCTATATGGCAGGTCCGTGCTAGTGAGCAACTGTTCCACCGAAGACGATGTGCATATCTGTTTGTCCATTTCAGCATATTTATCCTGGAGCTCGAAGTGCATTTTGTACCTTTCTTCTTTGGCCGCGACGGCCTCCGCGATCTGTTGTGATTTGGCATGCTTGCTGGGCTCATCTCCCTCCTTTTCCCCTTTGGTTCTCTGCATAGCGACATTCTCCTGGTGGAGAACCGCTACTTCTTCCATGAGTTTTTGTATGGTTTCACCCATCTCGTTGGCCCTTGTTTTCATTGTTTTGAACTGTTCTTCTTCTTATCGTGATGCTTGGAAACGTGTGGTTGCCAGCATACGAAGAACACACTATTATAAGAAAAAGATTCTACAAATGACAcaactgttgatgtcgtgtttcacagcCTGAGCAACTCCACGGTGGCCCAGTTCGTCCACCTTCTactagagagaaatgagagCTTCGGGGTGATGGGGGCACCTTTGATGCTAAAGTTAGTCTGATTTCCttatgaaaattatgaattGAAGTGTTTAAAGTGTCTAAACGCCTCCCTTGGCTGAGGGAGGGGGTATATATACCTGATCGCGATGATCCTCGAGAAGGAAATGGTGGGTGTGTCACTCCGTACTGGGGCCGAGTGTCCCTACCATCTCCTTATTGCATAGCAGACTTGCCAAGCTTGATCGTGGCTGCTACTGACACCCCATGAGGCACATTGTGGCGTGCCCAGCCTCGGGATTCATTAAATGCAGCGTGGCTCCCTGTTGTGGCGTGCCCATTTCTGTCCCATTAAATGCGGCATGGCCTCGGTCAGGTGCGTCCATCCCTTGGGCCTATCCAGACACCAAGGTCCAAGGACAAGGACTGCCCCTGAATGTCGACCTAAAGTGGTGTCAGACAATTCTGTCTTCCATCCTCTGGCCAGCGTGTGTCGCCCAACTGCTTCCCCTCCTGGGCCCCCTGGGATGACCTGGTCTGGTCCAATCCTTGTCCTCGAGCCCTAAAACTGTTCGGACCTTGTGGGCCGGCCTACTCCCCCTGGCTCGGCCCTGGGGATTACTCCCCTCACAGAATGCATCACATAAATGCTTGGGGAAGTGCATCAGAGAAACGCTTGGTTTAcatacatataattaaaaaaaaaacttcacaaGCTGACGTTAGTTTATATGAcacgttaaattataaagtatattttattataaaataaataagatatatCGCTTACAAGACTTCGCCCACACTTCTGTAAAAACAAATacatcttttatttgaaaatataagacCCTTGTTTGGTAATCTTTTCTTGGATTACTTCGATATGGTTAATGAGTTATAAGGTCCACATAGTTAAGAGGCAAAAGCCACGTAGGCCCATGCAAGTAACTAGGCCTTGCAAATGGGAAACGAAGATAAGGGTGATAGAAATTCCGACAACCATGAAAGcaattaaataagaaataaaactgGACATTCCAGCTCCAGTGTTTACCTCGGTACGGAGCTCTctactatttctttttctttttttttttttaacaatagatGGTTTCATATGGATGCAGAAATTGTACTCCCAAAACAGGAAGGAAAAGATGGAACTCCTGAAGGGACTAACGCTTGGAAGAGATGACAAAGCAAACATTTCTCCTCTCTTGCAGGTtctatttactttataattaacACAAAACATTGCACACTTCTTAGTAGAAAGTTGTTTCAAGTTATTGCATTTTTTATGCAATGCATGCCTGTATTTGGAACATCACTCTTGTCTCACACTCACTAGAATGaatcatttctattttcttttgtgctGTAGGAGGTATTGATTGTATGGGGAGACTGCGACAAGATATTTCCCTTAGAGATGGCAACTGAGCTAAAAGTGTATGTTCTTATTCCTTCccccactacaagaaaaatgagaatttgtgacggatgatgataatgactatttgcgaCAAGAACActcattttaacagaaaatagtcattttcgcaagaaataactgatcacaaataagtaattttcttgtagtgggcCCTTCCGTAAACAAATAATACACTTAAAGTTCCAACTCTTACTTTTTTATGCTAAAAGATGCTTCTGCTTTTGACTAGAGCAATTATTAAACAAGATGATGTCTAGAATAGTATACCAACTTTCCATATGCATGTCTAGCAAATTTCAGGCAATTTATTACCCAAATAATATGTTTAGAACTTAAAGCTGGGGGTCTCGCCAACAAAAATGAGTTTCTGAGAGTTTTTGATTGCATGTTACAGGCTTCTTGGGGGAAAGACAAGATTAGAAGTGATAAAGAACACATCGCATGTTCCCCAGATCGAGTGTCCGGGACAGTTCAACAACGTTATCAGATGTTTCTTAACTGGGTCCTCATAATTATCTCGATTgttatctatttaaaaattcaatGTTAGATGTCAATAGACTATGACATAATGGATTTTATGCGTAATTCATGTTTTTGCTTTCTGTATTAAATCTGTTTATGATATTCATTGagttttgatttttcattttgttttccaTGTAAGTATTACATGCCAGATTTTTCATCTGAACTAGGAATGAATGTGGGTTCCCTTGATTAATTCTCAAAAACTTCCACTATTTTGGAGCTGATGCATCAACCATATGAAGGTTTTCAAATATCTAACCTAAATTCCATGAATTTTTAGTGTTGAGGGGTTTTTCAGTCATGGAGGCCCACAGTATGGTTGGGTGGTTTCTTTTAGCAATACACAATGTACCATAGTAATATAtctcaaaacataataataattttataatattcacATCTCAAAAGTTATCCAATAAGTCTGTAACAAAATAAGTATCGAGAACAACGTTCTATAAGTAtagatatgaaataaaactatTGAGCTAAATCACTAAGTCGCTCGTGCAACTCGGCTACGATCTCCAAAATAACATCCAGAAAATGGAGGATTGACTCCATCAGCTCCTCATGCATGCTCTATGGTCTAATCGACCTCGTCTAGTTGGTCGGATCCTCATTCCCCTAATACATCATTTATCATTCCAaggagaatggtagttgggacaactaagtgagttttataaaatcttaacAAGTAAAACTTCTAAGCTATCAACAGTATAAAtaggcatgcatgacagtaatatgacatatatgcattatgacatgacttgaaaataGCATggttatatatgaatataacaTGACTTGACTTGAACGTGTCATGAtttgacatgaacatgacatgtCTATGTAAACATGAGACCTTGTTAacaaatatatgttttgataGATTTACTTGGATATAGAAAAATGCTTACGTCCTTCTATTTCGTCAAGAATATTCAAAGATAGCAGACTGCCTCTGCCCAAAGTATTCCATCAGAGATACTTAGACAAATCTAAATTGCCTATGCCAAGAGTATTTTATTATAGGTACTTAGACAAAGTAGAATGTCTCTTTCcttcttaacaaaatataaacaacaaATAACAAAGATAGATCTCTATTTATATGACATGGGCAGGATCAGTCCCTTTTCCTCAAGAAACTCCTCTTGGGCTATGTCTGCATCAAGGTCTACGGTTTTGGTAAACAAAATCATAGGTAGGTTAAACATTTATGACAATACTACCAATGAGAGACAATGCAAATGATTATGCATGCGctgttttatataaatgatatctgaacacatatatttatacattgtgaggaatcaccctttgATAGAAACATATGTATTTATAGTTATGGCGAGGAACCACCCTCTGAATAAAACTCAAGTAATAAACatggcaaggaatcaccctctaagCAAATCTCATTTTATGCATAGTTATTATTAAGGCGAAGAATCACCCTCTTATTAAAGGACAAAAATCCATCATATCTCATCATACAAATACCATTCAGGAATAATTCGATGTGGGGACTCACTCCACCCAGTCACCGTGCAAGCTAACTCACCCATTTCAAATCATCCGACACGAGGAATCACTCAATCTGATCAACACACCCGAAGAAAACACACATGATTCGGTCAACACACACGAAGAAAACACACATGATCAATCCAAAAAATCACTCTATTTAGTCAATCGACTCAAAGACACCACACATGACCTACTCAGGTAATCTCTCTACCCGTTTATCAAGTAAggccattaaaaaaatgtttcatccTGATCATCACAGAGACTCTATCTACCTATATGAAACTTATGGCAACATGCCGTAGGAATGGTGTGGGGACTCCTCAACCTTTCCATGATGATAGATGCATGGTAAGACTCATGCACTCAGAAATCACATTCACCACTAATCCACACCATTGAAACTCTTCATCTTAAGATCACAATGTAAAGATAATCCATGAACATAGTGGAGAAGATACATATTATTTTCATGTAGAAAAATGGGAGAAGTTATAGAATAAGAAAAGCCTAATCTTACAACATACTTAGAAATAGTTACCCTACATTCCCAGTATAGTCTTAGGAGCTAACCTTcctaaacaatattaaaatactatagTGGTGTTGGCAATGCTCTTCACATCACACCCTTGatgtcatttgttttttttttttaaaaaaaagaaaacttaagaCACCAAAGAAGATCAAACactttagaatttgaaaagtgagattttgtcccTTGTCCAAAGCCTTTTATAGGGTGGGAACATTAGGTGT encodes the following:
- the LOC121243555 gene encoding 4,5:9,10-diseco-3-hydroxy-5,9,17-trioxoandrosta-1(10),2-diene-4-oate hydrolase-like is translated as MLPQLLSPAYLYGGYLRRAFTSSGLSSQTIGIDSETTIHFWGPRTPKTDQTQNSTGQKPSLVLIHGFGPMALWQWRQQVQFFSHHFDVYVPDLVFFGGSTTRSSERSEIFQAVSVGKLLERLGVQRFYVVGTSYGGIVAYHMARIWPEKVEKVVIASSGVNMRRRDNEGLLKRANLEKIEELMLPATAEQLRTLLSLSVSKRFHLLPDFFLNDFLHKLYSQNRKEKMELLKGLTLGRDDKANISPLLQEVLIVWGDCDKIFPLEMATELKVLLGGKTRLEVIKNTSHVPQIECPGQFNNVIRCFLTGSS